Genomic DNA from Pseudomonadota bacterium:
GCTGCAGGATTGCCTGACGTGCCTGGACATCCCCACCCGGGTGCTGCACAGCACGCACGAGCTGCTGTTCGAACTGGTCGTCAAAAACGTTTACATCGTGACCACCAACTGCGCCGGCCTGATTACCGGCGGCACCGTCAGCGAATTGTGGGCGCAGCACCGCGAGCTGGCGCAGGATGTCGCACACGAGGTGATCCGGATCCAGGAACACCTGACCGGCATGCGCTTCGATGCGGAACAGGTGCTGGCGGCGATGCTGGCGGCCTTCGCGGGAGACCCGCAGCACGGCTGCACCGGGCGCAGCGCGCCGCTGCGCCTCGCGCGCGCGCTGCAGCAGGCGGAGCGCGCCGGGATCGAGACCCCGGTGCTGCGGATGATCGCCGACCGGAATAGCTGATTTAACCGGCAACCAGCCGCCGCGCGGCACGCGCCGGCTCAACGTGTTGCCTTGACAGGCCGCGCACTGTGCCCCTAAGGTGACGCGCTGCGCAGCCAGGACGAGGATTACAGCGCTTTGTACATGCACAGCCTCACGCCCGACCGCCCGCACCCGCTCCACGCAGTACTGGCCGCCGCCATGCTCGCGCTCACGGGCTGCGGCGGTGGCGGCGGTGACAGCACGGCAGCCAGCACCGGCTACACCCTGAGCGGCAGCATTCAGGCTGCCGCCGGCAATGCCGTCGACAGCGATGTCAACGATCCCTTCGCCCCCTATGCCAGCAACGACAGCGTTGCCGCGGCGCAGGTCATTCCCAATCCGGTGGTCGTTGGCGGCTACCTGAACCAGCCGGGCGGCGGGCCGGACGGCCGTTCCCGCAGCAGCGGCGATATCTCCGATTTCTACCGGATCTCGATGGCGACGAACCAGCTCGTCATCCTGAATATCGCCGACCATGTTGCCGGGGACCTGGATCTGTTCCTGTATGATGAAGGCAATACCCTGGTCGACAGCTCGGAAGGTATCGGTCCGACGGAAACCGTCACCGCACCGCTCGCGGGCACATACTACCTCGAGGTCAGGATCTACGCCCGCGCCACACCGGGTGCGTCCAGCTACACGCTCACGCTCGGCCAGCAGTTGAGCGCGGCGCAGTCCGGCGCGAGCTTCCCGGCCGACGATTTCGTGCCCGGCGAGATCATCGCCCGCTTCAAACCCGGGAGCAGCGCCGGCAAGTCCGCCGCCGTGCAGGCAGCCGCTTCCGGGCTGGCATACAAGGCCGGCACGACCGGCCGGGCGCTGCTGTTGACACTGCCGCGACCCGCCGGCAGCAACGCTGCCGGTAGCGCCACCGAGCGCCGGCAGTACCAACGTGAAACCATCCAGGCCATCAAGCGCCTGCGGCAGCGGCCGGACGTCGAATTCGCCGAACCGAACTACCTGCGCCGGGTCACGCTTGCCCCCGGCGACACGAACTATCCCCTGCAATGGCACTATCCGCTGATCAACCTGCCACAGGCCTGGGACATCACCACGGGTACGGACACCGTCGTGGTCGCGGTGATAGACACCGGCATCCTCACTGCCCATCCCGACCTGCAGGGGCGCATCGGCCCGGGCTACGACTTCATCAGCGACCCGACCAATGCCCTGGACGGCGACGGCATCGACCCGGACCCGGAAGACCCCGGCGATGGCGGCGTTGCCGGCAACAGCAGCTTCCACGGCACCCACGTCGCCGGCACGATCGCCGCTGCCACCGACAACAGCATCGGCGTCGCCGGCACGAGCTGGGCGACCACGCTCATGCCGCTGCGCACGCTCGGCCTGAACGGGGGTACCAGCTACGACATCATGCAGGCCCTGCTCTACGCGGCCGGACTGCCGAACGATTCCGGCGGCGTCCCCGTACAGCGGGCGGACATCGTCAATCTGAGCCTGGGCGGATACAGCTTCTCCCAGAGCGAGCAGAACGTCATCGACCAGGTGCGTGGGCAGGGCGTCATGATCGTTGCAGCGGCCGGCAACGATGCGACCAGCAGCCTGTTCTATCCGGCATCGTACAATGGCGTGCTATCCGTGAGTGCCGTAGACATCAACCAGCAGGCGGCGCCCTACTCGAATTTCGGCGCCGCCATCGATCTTGCCGCTCCCGGCGGCAATACCGCCGCGGATGTCAACGGCGACGGCTATCCCGACGGCGTCCTCAGTACCAGCGGCGACGATTCCTCCGGCAGCCCGCCCCAGTATCTGTATCGCTTCCTGCAGGGCACTTCCATGGCGACGCCGCACGTGGCAGGTACGCTCGCGCTGATGAAAGCGGTCACGCCAACACTGACACCCGCCGATATCGACAACCTGCTGTTGAACGGCCAGCTGACAACCGACCTGGGCACACCGGGCCGCGACAATGTCTTCGGCTACGGCCTGATCGACGCCCACCGGGCCGTGGCGGCGGCGCAGGGCGGCATCACGCCGGTACCGCCAACCCTGGTGGTGTCACCCTCGGCGCTGAATTTCAGCACGCTCGGCACCACCGCATTCATCAGCGTTGCCAATGGCGGCGGCGGCACCCTGACCGTGAATCCACCCACCGATGACGCCGGCTGGCTGAACGTCGTGCCGGCCGTGACCGATCCCGTCACCGGGACCGGCAGCTATGTCGTCAGCGTCTCGCGCAACCGACTGGCGGAAGGCACCTATACCGCGACGATCACCATCAGCTCCAGCGCCAACAGCATCCAGGTTCCCGTCATCATGCAGGTGACGCTCCTGAACCAGGATGCCGATGCCGGATATCACTACATCCTGCTGATCGATCAGGCGAGCGGGGTACCCAAATACCAGGCCAGCGCGGCGGCTGCGAATGGTGTGTACCAATACACGCTGAACGGGGTCGCTGC
This window encodes:
- a CDS encoding S8 family serine peptidase; the encoded protein is MHSLTPDRPHPLHAVLAAAMLALTGCGGGGGDSTAASTGYTLSGSIQAAAGNAVDSDVNDPFAPYASNDSVAAAQVIPNPVVVGGYLNQPGGGPDGRSRSSGDISDFYRISMATNQLVILNIADHVAGDLDLFLYDEGNTLVDSSEGIGPTETVTAPLAGTYYLEVRIYARATPGASSYTLTLGQQLSAAQSGASFPADDFVPGEIIARFKPGSSAGKSAAVQAAASGLAYKAGTTGRALLLTLPRPAGSNAAGSATERRQYQRETIQAIKRLRQRPDVEFAEPNYLRRVTLAPGDTNYPLQWHYPLINLPQAWDITTGTDTVVVAVIDTGILTAHPDLQGRIGPGYDFISDPTNALDGDGIDPDPEDPGDGGVAGNSSFHGTHVAGTIAAATDNSIGVAGTSWATTLMPLRTLGLNGGTSYDIMQALLYAAGLPNDSGGVPVQRADIVNLSLGGYSFSQSEQNVIDQVRGQGVMIVAAAGNDATSSLFYPASYNGVLSVSAVDINQQAAPYSNFGAAIDLAAPGGNTAADVNGDGYPDGVLSTSGDDSSGSPPQYLYRFLQGTSMATPHVAGTLALMKAVTPTLTPADIDNLLLNGQLTTDLGTPGRDNVFGYGLIDAHRAVAAAQGGITPVPPTLVVSPSALNFSTLGTTAFISVANGGGGTLTVNPPTDDAGWLNVVPAVTDPVTGTGSYVVSVSRNRLAEGTYTATITISSSANSIQVPVIMQVTLLNQDADAGYHYILLIDQASGVPKYQASAAAANGVYQYTLNGVAAGTYELLAGTDLDNDGIICVGSEACGGYISLDQLTPVTVAADRTGLDFNSGFNVVITTAGQASATAGVARPSLERATP